The Dethiosulfovibrio peptidovorans genome includes a window with the following:
- a CDS encoding threonylcarbamoyl-AMP synthase translates to MIISTVDRWNPDETVIHRASQILGSGGLVAFPTETVYGLGANGLDGSAVSSIFRAKGRPSDNPLILHVGLPDAVSLVAEVNRRARVVMDTLWPGPLTLVLPARPSVPSEVTAGLFTVAVRMPSHPVALALLQDCSFPVAAPSANSSGRPSPTDADAVLTDLGQSVDLIVDGGSTDLGVESTVLDMTGQLPVLLRPGGMPLELLRDVVGQVLLPQGAMELRRSPGTRYRHYAPVVPLLLWIPDEPFPAREGIGAYMGMVPPPVVVFRSLVFDSVSAYARGLFAAMRDLEREPVEFIVAQLPSFEGIGYAVRDRLCRAAGSAVCSKKEG, encoded by the coding sequence ATGATCATCTCAACGGTGGATCGATGGAACCCGGACGAGACTGTGATTCACCGGGCGTCCCAAATCCTGGGCTCAGGAGGGCTGGTGGCATTTCCGACCGAGACTGTCTATGGATTGGGTGCCAACGGTTTGGACGGCTCAGCGGTCTCATCCATCTTTCGAGCTAAAGGCCGTCCCTCAGATAATCCCTTGATCCTCCACGTGGGACTCCCTGACGCTGTCTCCTTAGTGGCTGAGGTGAACCGACGCGCCAGGGTGGTGATGGACACCCTATGGCCCGGTCCTCTGACTCTTGTCCTTCCGGCTCGACCATCGGTCCCATCCGAAGTTACCGCTGGTCTGTTCACCGTGGCTGTCCGTATGCCGTCTCATCCTGTGGCCTTGGCGTTGCTTCAAGACTGCTCTTTTCCCGTCGCTGCTCCCAGTGCCAACTCAAGCGGTCGTCCGAGCCCGACCGACGCGGATGCTGTCTTGACGGACCTGGGACAATCGGTGGATCTCATCGTGGATGGCGGTTCGACGGATCTGGGGGTGGAGTCCACTGTTTTGGATATGACGGGCCAGCTTCCCGTTCTTCTTCGGCCTGGGGGAATGCCCTTGGAACTCCTTCGGGACGTGGTCGGTCAGGTTCTTTTGCCCCAGGGAGCCATGGAGTTACGCCGATCTCCCGGAACGAGATACCGTCACTACGCACCTGTGGTGCCTCTTCTTCTTTGGATTCCCGATGAACCTTTTCCCGCCAGAGAGGGGATTGGGGCCTACATGGGAATGGTTCCGCCACCTGTGGTGGTTTTTCGATCTCTGGTGTTTGACTCTGTGTCGGCGTACGCTCGGGGGCTTTTCGCCGCTATGAGAGATCTGGAACGGGAGCCTGTGGAGTTCATCGTGGCTCAGCTTCCGTCGTTTGAGGGGATCGGATATGCTGTTCGAGATCGATTGTGTCGTGCGGCCGGATCTGCGGTATGCAGCAAAAAGGAAGGATAG
- a CDS encoding methionine--tRNA ligase, with product MAEKKSFYITTPIYYVNDVPHIGHAYTTIGADVMARYKRMTGHDVFFLTGTDEHGQKIYESAQSKGMTAQELTDAMAENFKRLLPVLNISNDDFIRTTEKRHETAVQSIFKILMDQGDIYKGTYKGLYCVPCETYVPESSVGEANTCPDCGRPLVEMEEESYFFRTSEYADQLLAFYEDNLKAIMPKSRYNEIVSFIKSGLRDQSVSRTTISWGIPVPGDEKHVIYVWFDALINYLTACGYGVDQKKMEEYWPSVHHLMAKDIIRFHCVIWPIMLIALGLNPPVRVFSHGWWTMEGEKMSKSKGNVVDPFQMVELYGVDAFRYFLLRQVPFGTDGDFSEAAMVQRINSDLANDLGNLLSRTVSMIVKYRGGIVPIPEGLSQVDLNLSEIARESVNRYGEAMDDYGFDEALKAVWSLVGRANKYIDETMPWKLGADGDVHRLDAVLWGLVESLKVVSMMVSPFMPETAEIIWSQLGFCGEPATLQWSHYKWGEPTTKNLTVRKGPALFPRIDMEAWQEEKKKRDQAKKGLAVDPGQHEDEISIDDVTRVELRVAKILSVEDVPKARKLYKLEIDLGYERRTIVSGLKEQFTPEQLLDRKIIVVVNLKPAKLCGVQSNGMLLAASLPGYDGLSLLGPIEDIPLGSRVH from the coding sequence ATGGCAGAAAAAAAGAGTTTTTACATCACGACCCCGATCTATTATGTTAACGATGTCCCCCATATCGGCCATGCGTACACAACTATCGGAGCGGATGTTATGGCCCGATACAAGAGGATGACCGGTCACGACGTGTTTTTTCTGACCGGGACGGACGAACACGGTCAGAAAATCTACGAGAGCGCTCAGAGCAAGGGGATGACCGCTCAGGAATTGACCGACGCCATGGCGGAAAACTTCAAGAGGCTGCTTCCGGTCCTGAACATATCCAACGACGACTTTATCCGTACCACGGAGAAACGTCACGAGACGGCGGTCCAGTCCATCTTCAAGATCCTTATGGATCAGGGAGATATCTACAAGGGAACCTACAAGGGGCTGTACTGTGTGCCCTGTGAGACGTACGTCCCAGAGAGCAGCGTGGGAGAGGCCAATACGTGTCCTGATTGCGGGCGTCCTCTGGTGGAGATGGAGGAGGAAAGCTACTTCTTCCGCACCTCTGAATATGCCGATCAGCTCCTGGCGTTCTACGAGGACAACCTGAAGGCCATCATGCCCAAGAGCCGATACAACGAGATTGTCAGCTTCATCAAGAGCGGCCTGAGAGATCAGTCTGTTTCCCGTACCACAATATCCTGGGGGATCCCCGTTCCTGGGGACGAAAAACACGTCATCTACGTCTGGTTTGACGCTCTCATCAATTATCTGACGGCCTGCGGCTACGGTGTGGACCAGAAAAAAATGGAGGAGTACTGGCCCTCGGTGCATCACCTTATGGCCAAAGATATCATTCGATTTCATTGTGTTATATGGCCCATCATGCTTATAGCCCTGGGACTCAATCCGCCGGTCAGGGTATTCTCCCATGGTTGGTGGACCATGGAGGGGGAGAAAATGTCCAAGTCCAAGGGCAACGTAGTAGACCCCTTTCAGATGGTGGAGCTCTACGGTGTCGATGCCTTTCGGTATTTTCTTCTTCGGCAGGTTCCCTTTGGGACGGACGGTGATTTCTCCGAGGCAGCCATGGTTCAGAGGATAAATTCGGATCTGGCAAACGACCTGGGGAACCTTCTGAGTCGAACCGTCTCGATGATCGTCAAATACAGAGGTGGCATCGTACCCATCCCCGAGGGTCTCTCTCAGGTGGATCTGAACCTCTCTGAGATTGCTCGTGAGTCGGTGAACCGCTATGGGGAGGCCATGGATGATTACGGGTTTGACGAGGCCTTAAAAGCTGTGTGGTCTTTGGTGGGGCGAGCCAATAAATATATCGATGAGACTATGCCCTGGAAGCTGGGAGCCGACGGTGACGTGCATCGGCTGGATGCGGTGCTTTGGGGGTTAGTGGAGAGCCTGAAGGTCGTCTCCATGATGGTCTCTCCCTTCATGCCGGAGACGGCAGAGATTATCTGGTCCCAGCTGGGCTTCTGCGGTGAGCCAGCTACACTTCAGTGGTCACACTACAAATGGGGCGAGCCCACTACAAAAAACTTGACGGTTCGTAAGGGACCGGCTCTCTTCCCCCGGATTGACATGGAGGCCTGGCAGGAAGAGAAGAAAAAACGGGATCAGGCCAAAAAAGGCCTGGCGGTCGACCCGGGGCAGCACGAGGATGAGATCTCCATCGACGACGTGACCAGGGTGGAGCTCCGAGTGGCCAAGATCCTTTCTGTGGAGGATGTCCCCAAAGCCAGAAAACTGTATAAGCTGGAAATCGACTTGGGCTACGAGAGACGGACCATCGTTTCGGGGCTCAAGGAGCAGTTTACCCCCGAGCAGCTTCTGGATCGAAAGATCATCGTGGTGGTTAACCTGAAACCGGCTAAACTCTGTGGAGTTCAGAGTAACGGAATGCTCTTAGCGGCCTCCCTGCCCGGCTATGATGGACTCTCCCTTCTGGGCCCCATTGAGGATATCCCCTTAGGGAGCCGGGTTCATTGA
- a CDS encoding hydrolase TatD produces the protein MTAYIDGHCHLNSEEFETDLLLHLDRARAAGVGRMLVVGTDEASSWKALEMARTYGERGVWAAVGVHPHDALSVAQGLPRSLWDLASCSDVCAVGEIGLDYHYEYSPRSIQREVLIEQLEWAREVDRPVVFHVREAFDDFFAILRDNPVSRAGGVVHCFTGTWTQAKACLDLGLYLGFGGMITFKKADNLRSCLAGAPLDRIILETDSPWLAPVPYRGKLNTPAFMPLIYGAAAQVTGHSEETVVRAVWDNAMDLYGWGTR, from the coding sequence ATGACAGCGTACATTGATGGACATTGTCATCTCAACTCGGAGGAGTTTGAAACTGACCTGCTTCTTCATCTGGATCGGGCCAGGGCGGCTGGTGTGGGACGGATGTTGGTGGTGGGAACCGACGAAGCCAGCAGCTGGAAAGCTCTGGAGATGGCCCGAACTTACGGAGAGCGAGGGGTATGGGCTGCTGTTGGTGTTCATCCTCATGATGCTCTGTCAGTGGCCCAGGGTCTTCCCAGGTCCCTTTGGGATTTGGCCTCCTGCTCAGATGTCTGTGCCGTAGGGGAGATCGGGCTAGACTATCATTACGAGTACTCGCCCCGGTCGATTCAGCGAGAGGTCCTGATCGAGCAACTTGAGTGGGCTCGGGAGGTGGACCGTCCTGTGGTCTTCCACGTCAGGGAGGCCTTCGACGATTTTTTCGCTATTCTGAGAGATAATCCTGTTTCCCGAGCCGGTGGCGTCGTTCACTGCTTTACCGGGACCTGGACCCAGGCTAAGGCATGCCTGGACCTGGGGCTCTACTTGGGATTTGGGGGTATGATCACGTTCAAGAAAGCCGACAACTTGCGGTCCTGTCTGGCTGGCGCCCCCCTGGATCGGATCATTCTGGAGACGGACTCTCCCTGGCTGGCTCCGGTCCCTTATAGGGGTAAGCTCAACACCCCGGCGTTCATGCCCTTGATCTATGGCGCTGCTGCTCAGGTTACGGGACATTCGGAAGAAACCGTTGTGAGGGCCGTATGGGATAACGCCATGGACCTGTACGGGTGGGGAACTCGGTGA
- the rny gene encoding ribonuclease Y has translation MDFTTILGVLAGLAIGSVGGLLVSRSLGGQHLANARKTAEDIIQKASSEGDHLKREMISEVKEELFQMKQGVEVEVKERRVELQRTERRLEQKEENLERKLDKIARREEDLKEKLESADRRLQEADTLKQEQILRLEEVAQLSRDDARDILMKGVEEDAQHSLGMLVKDLEEKARREAARRAREIVVTAVQRCAVESCSDVAVSVVNLPSDEMKGRIIGREGRNIRAFETETGVDLIVDDTPEAVTLSCFDPIRREVARRALERLVTDGRIHPARIEELIQKATVEVEESVVEAGEQCLLDLGIKHMHSELVRLVGTLRYRFSYGQNALKHSMEVAHISGIIAAEVGADEEMARRAGLLHDIGKAVDHKIEGPHAIIGADLTKRYNEPPEIVNAVGSHHEDMEVQTVYDVIVAAADAISAARPGARRESLDAYVKRLEKLESLAQSFKGVSKAYAIQAGREVRVMVAPNLSDEGVIAKLAYDVAKKIEEDMKYPGQIKVTAIKEFRAVEYAK, from the coding sequence ATGGATTTTACGACGATTCTCGGGGTCCTGGCGGGGCTGGCTATCGGTTCTGTCGGTGGTCTCCTCGTTTCCAGATCTCTCGGAGGGCAACATCTCGCCAACGCCAGAAAGACCGCGGAGGACATCATACAGAAGGCGAGTTCGGAGGGAGATCATCTCAAGAGGGAAATGATTTCTGAGGTTAAGGAAGAGCTTTTCCAGATGAAACAAGGGGTTGAGGTCGAGGTCAAGGAACGTCGGGTCGAGCTTCAGAGGACTGAACGCCGTCTCGAGCAGAAAGAGGAAAACCTGGAACGGAAGTTGGATAAGATCGCTCGTCGAGAGGAAGACCTCAAAGAGAAGCTCGAATCGGCTGATCGACGCCTCCAGGAAGCGGATACGTTGAAGCAAGAGCAGATCCTTCGTCTTGAGGAAGTAGCCCAGCTCTCTCGGGACGATGCTCGGGACATCCTCATGAAGGGAGTGGAGGAGGACGCTCAACACTCTTTAGGCATGCTGGTGAAGGATCTGGAGGAGAAGGCCCGCCGAGAGGCGGCACGAAGGGCCAGGGAGATCGTGGTGACGGCTGTGCAGCGTTGTGCTGTGGAGTCGTGTTCCGACGTAGCCGTGAGTGTGGTCAACCTCCCGTCTGATGAGATGAAGGGGCGAATTATAGGGCGTGAAGGCCGAAATATTCGGGCTTTTGAGACGGAAACAGGCGTCGATCTCATCGTGGATGACACGCCTGAAGCTGTAACCTTAAGTTGTTTTGATCCCATCCGAAGAGAGGTGGCTCGTCGAGCTCTGGAGCGTCTTGTTACGGACGGGCGAATCCATCCGGCTCGGATCGAGGAACTGATTCAGAAAGCCACAGTCGAAGTTGAAGAGTCGGTCGTAGAGGCCGGTGAGCAATGCCTTTTAGATTTGGGGATCAAACACATGCACAGCGAGCTGGTTCGTCTGGTGGGAACGCTGCGATATCGGTTCAGCTACGGACAGAATGCTCTCAAGCATAGTATGGAGGTCGCCCATATCTCGGGAATCATCGCCGCTGAGGTTGGGGCCGACGAGGAGATGGCCCGGCGGGCTGGGCTGCTCCACGACATAGGCAAGGCGGTAGACCACAAGATCGAGGGGCCCCACGCCATCATCGGTGCCGACTTGACCAAGAGATACAACGAGCCTCCAGAGATCGTCAACGCCGTGGGCTCTCACCACGAGGATATGGAGGTCCAGACGGTCTACGACGTCATCGTGGCAGCAGCAGATGCTATCAGTGCTGCCCGTCCCGGAGCTCGTCGGGAGAGTCTGGATGCGTATGTGAAGAGGCTCGAGAAACTTGAAAGTCTGGCCCAGTCCTTTAAGGGAGTCAGCAAGGCATACGCTATTCAGGCTGGTCGTGAGGTCCGAGTCATGGTGGCTCCTAATCTCTCTGACGAGGGCGTTATCGCCAAGCTTGCCTATGACGTGGCCAAGAAGATCGAGGAGGATATGAAATACCCCGGTCAGATCAAGGTCACCGCCATCAAGGAATTCAGGGCGGTGGAATACGCTAAGTAG
- a CDS encoding tRNA guanosine(34) transglycosylase Tgt: MFEFRILGICPETGARAGELITPHGVIPTPVFMPVGTRATVKAMSPREMLEIGTSILLSNTYHLYLRPGVDLIRKAGGLHRFMNWDGPILTDSGGFQVFSLSGINRVLDEGVEFASHLDGSRHLMTPELATSVQEGLGSDIAMCFDQCVELPCAKDEARQSVERTLRWARQSQEAHTREDQALFGIVQGALFDDLRSFCAQELIQMKFPGYAIGGLSVGESHDEMYRILDLLNPVLPQDKPRYLMGVGYPTNLVEGVARGVDMFDCVLPTRNGRNGTILTSQGRYNIKHGRFTEDWGPLDPHCDCYACREFSRAYIRHLYRSGEILGARLCSWHNLRYLIRLVKGAREAILNGTFPLYRASFHRLFEGGES, translated from the coding sequence ATGTTCGAATTTCGAATCCTGGGGATCTGTCCCGAGACTGGGGCACGGGCCGGAGAACTCATTACCCCTCACGGTGTTATACCTACGCCGGTCTTCATGCCGGTAGGAACCCGGGCCACAGTGAAAGCCATGTCCCCCCGGGAGATGCTGGAGATCGGCACGTCCATTCTGTTGTCCAACACGTATCACCTGTACCTCCGTCCGGGAGTGGACCTCATCCGAAAAGCCGGCGGACTCCACAGGTTTATGAATTGGGACGGTCCTATCCTTACCGACAGCGGTGGTTTTCAGGTTTTCTCTCTCTCGGGGATCAACCGGGTTCTGGACGAGGGCGTGGAGTTTGCATCCCATCTGGATGGGAGTCGTCACCTCATGACCCCCGAACTGGCTACGTCGGTTCAAGAAGGGTTGGGGAGCGATATCGCCATGTGCTTCGATCAGTGTGTCGAGCTTCCCTGTGCTAAGGACGAGGCCAGACAGAGCGTTGAGCGAACCCTTCGATGGGCACGGCAGTCACAGGAGGCCCATACAAGGGAGGACCAGGCTCTGTTCGGCATCGTTCAGGGGGCGCTTTTCGATGATCTCCGGAGTTTCTGTGCCCAGGAGCTCATACAAATGAAATTCCCTGGGTATGCCATCGGGGGACTGTCTGTGGGGGAGAGTCATGACGAGATGTATCGTATCCTGGATCTTCTCAACCCGGTCTTGCCCCAGGATAAACCTCGATACCTCATGGGTGTGGGGTATCCCACCAACCTCGTCGAGGGCGTGGCCCGTGGAGTGGACATGTTTGACTGCGTCTTGCCTACCAGGAACGGTCGAAATGGGACGATATTGACGTCTCAGGGACGGTATAACATAAAACACGGACGCTTTACCGAGGATTGGGGGCCTCTGGATCCTCACTGTGACTGCTACGCCTGTCGGGAATTCTCCCGGGCGTACATCCGGCACCTGTACCGGTCAGGCGAAATTCTCGGAGCCCGGCTATGCAGCTGGCACAACCTGCGGTATCTCATAAGGCTTGTGAAGGGTGCCCGGGAGGCTATTCTAAACGGGACTTTTCCGCTCTATCGGGCGTCCTTTCACCGTCTTTTCGAGGGAGGCGAGTCCTGA
- a CDS encoding TIGR00282 family metallophosphoesterase, whose translation MRVLFIGDMVGKPGRAMVAQALPELRRELGPFDFVLANGENAAAGRGLTKKVMDELFRMGIDGLTSGNHIWDKREFYEILDQEERVVRPANYPEGCPGRGGMILRKGEHSLAVLNLQGRVFMPVIDCPFRCVDRLLESVEDHPILVDFHAEATSEKRVLAAYLDGRISAFLGTHTHVQTADEEVLPGGTAYISDVGMTGAFTSAIGMTLDSVMPRFLTGLPSRFEVATEDVRLNAVVIDIDESTGVALDIRRVLARDGQWG comes from the coding sequence ATGAGAGTACTGTTCATCGGTGACATGGTGGGAAAGCCGGGCAGAGCTATGGTTGCTCAGGCTTTGCCTGAGTTGCGCCGTGAGCTTGGGCCTTTTGATTTCGTTTTGGCCAACGGTGAGAACGCCGCTGCCGGTCGGGGGCTCACGAAAAAAGTCATGGACGAGCTGTTTCGGATGGGAATCGATGGACTGACGTCGGGAAATCACATCTGGGACAAGCGGGAGTTCTATGAGATCCTGGACCAGGAAGAGCGGGTAGTTCGTCCGGCCAACTACCCCGAAGGCTGCCCTGGCCGGGGGGGAATGATCCTTCGTAAAGGAGAGCACTCTCTGGCTGTGTTGAACCTTCAGGGGCGGGTCTTTATGCCGGTTATCGACTGTCCTTTTCGTTGCGTTGACAGGCTTTTGGAGAGTGTGGAGGATCATCCGATCCTGGTGGATTTTCACGCTGAGGCCACGTCGGAGAAACGGGTTCTGGCTGCCTATCTGGACGGTCGGATCTCGGCTTTTTTAGGTACCCATACCCACGTCCAGACCGCCGACGAGGAAGTGCTTCCCGGCGGGACCGCCTATATCTCAGACGTGGGGATGACCGGCGCCTTCACCAGTGCCATCGGCATGACCCTGGACAGCGTCATGCCCCGATTCCTGACAGGACTTCCCTCACGATTTGAGGTGGCGACAGAGGATGTTCGCCTTAACGCGGTGGTCATTGATATCGATGAATCAACCGGGGTTGCCCTGGATATCCGTCGGGTTCTCGCTCGAGACGGCCAGTGGGGTTGA
- the rsmI gene encoding 16S rRNA (cytidine(1402)-2'-O)-methyltransferase → MPLMVVPTPVGNLEDITLRALRVLSEADVVACEDTRHTGMLLHCHGIRAKLLSYHRHNEVARTREILSMLRDGMTVALVSDAGTPGISDPGYELIKEAVNEGVPMDILPGATAFVPAVLLSGLPPQPCLFYGFLPDKTGERGKCLRELSRFPWTVVFYVSPHKLLSHMNHVLSIFGDRPCALIREISKIHQEPLRGLLSEVRSKVSNGVKGELVLVVGGASDNHASEDWRPKAQELLEKGLSDREALAVLVELGIPKNAAKKWILEQKRVQ, encoded by the coding sequence ATGCCCTTGATGGTGGTTCCCACGCCGGTGGGCAATCTGGAGGATATCACTCTCCGAGCCCTTCGGGTTCTCTCAGAAGCCGACGTGGTTGCCTGTGAGGACACTCGGCATACCGGGATGCTTCTTCATTGCCACGGGATTCGGGCCAAGCTCCTGTCGTACCATCGCCATAACGAGGTGGCACGGACTCGGGAGATCCTGTCCATGCTTCGAGATGGGATGACCGTGGCTCTCGTATCCGACGCCGGTACGCCCGGTATCTCGGATCCAGGATACGAGCTTATCAAGGAAGCAGTGAATGAAGGCGTTCCGATGGACATCCTCCCGGGAGCCACGGCTTTCGTCCCGGCCGTTCTTCTCTCGGGATTGCCACCTCAACCCTGTTTGTTCTACGGCTTTTTACCCGACAAGACCGGCGAAAGGGGAAAATGTCTTCGCGAACTTTCTCGATTTCCCTGGACCGTTGTATTCTATGTCTCACCCCATAAACTTCTCTCTCACATGAATCATGTTTTGTCGATCTTCGGAGATCGTCCCTGCGCTCTGATCAGGGAGATCAGTAAAATACACCAGGAGCCCCTTCGAGGGCTCCTCTCCGAGGTTCGATCAAAAGTGTCCAATGGCGTTAAGGGTGAGCTTGTTCTCGTGGTCGGAGGAGCATCTGATAATCATGCTTCTGAGGACTGGAGGCCGAAAGCTCAGGAGCTCCTGGAGAAGGGGCTCTCCGACAGGGAAGCCCTGGCTGTACTGGTTGAGCTTGGCATCCCAAAAAATGCGGCTAAAAAGTGGATTCTAGAACAAAAAAGGGTACAATGA
- a CDS encoding transcriptional regulator — MKLSTKTRYGLRALIQLARNYNGNRPVTISQVANSEALPENYLEQLFSKLRRAELVSSVRGAHGGYFLSRHPRDIVVSDIIGALEGTIHLADCVDYGECKRDSYCPARILWEKLSRSIDSLTSQMTLQDVIDEYDQRRCELELP; from the coding sequence TTGAAATTGTCCACAAAAACCCGATATGGACTGAGGGCTCTGATCCAGTTAGCTCGGAACTATAATGGCAATCGGCCTGTAACAATCAGCCAGGTCGCCAACTCTGAGGCCCTTCCCGAGAACTACCTGGAGCAGCTCTTCTCCAAGCTTCGCCGGGCCGAACTGGTCTCGAGCGTTCGAGGTGCCCATGGGGGGTATTTCCTGAGCCGACATCCCAGAGACATCGTCGTTTCAGATATCATAGGGGCTTTGGAGGGAACGATCCACCTGGCAGATTGCGTCGATTACGGCGAGTGTAAAAGGGACAGTTATTGTCCTGCGAGGATTCTTTGGGAAAAACTCAGTCGAAGTATTGACTCCCTCACATCTCAGATGACACTTCAGGACGTTATCGACGAGTACGATCAGCGACGATGCGAGTTGGAGTTACCTTAG
- a CDS encoding methyltransferase — translation MKDMTVDELKGLNLHLRQPVQGPRVNVDTVLLAGFTKVKSGERVCELGCAHGAVSLILAKRRAISMVGVDLQEHLTAMARKNAQANSLDDKADFLCGDIRDVRLLLPPQSFDVVVSNPPYGDPRYHRIGDSPEKTLACHGVRCSVDDVASACRYLLRQRGRAYFVFSAQRLVDLLVSLRSHEIEPKILKPVHPRNHREATVFLVKALRGGAPGLRLLPPLIVAGEETQFSEELLAYYTPEGSPCP, via the coding sequence ATGAAGGACATGACCGTGGACGAGCTTAAGGGGCTCAATCTGCACCTCAGACAGCCGGTTCAGGGGCCTCGGGTGAACGTGGACACGGTTCTCCTGGCGGGATTCACCAAGGTCAAATCGGGGGAACGGGTCTGTGAGCTCGGGTGCGCTCACGGTGCGGTCTCCCTGATCCTGGCGAAACGTCGTGCTATCTCGATGGTGGGAGTCGATCTTCAGGAACACCTGACAGCTATGGCAAGGAAGAACGCTCAGGCGAACAGCTTGGACGACAAAGCCGATTTTCTTTGCGGAGATATTCGAGATGTTCGCTTGCTGCTTCCGCCTCAGAGTTTTGATGTCGTGGTGAGTAACCCGCCTTACGGTGACCCCCGTTACCATAGGATTGGTGATTCTCCCGAGAAAACCTTGGCTTGTCACGGGGTTCGCTGTTCGGTTGACGACGTGGCGTCAGCGTGTCGGTATCTACTGAGACAGAGGGGGCGGGCGTATTTTGTCTTTTCGGCTCAACGGCTCGTGGATCTTCTCGTAAGCCTTCGGAGCCACGAGATAGAGCCTAAAATCCTCAAGCCGGTTCATCCGAGGAATCACCGAGAGGCCACTGTATTTCTCGTTAAGGCCCTCCGGGGAGGTGCTCCGGGACTTCGCCTTCTGCCGCCTTTGATCGTTGCCGGAGAGGAGACTCAATTTTCGGAAGAACTTCTGGCTTACTATACCCCGGAGGGATCGCCATGCCCTTGA